In Salmo trutta unplaced genomic scaffold, fSalTru1.1, whole genome shotgun sequence, the genomic window ggaggccagtagggctgggtatctgggactgggaggccagtagggggctgggtatctgggactgggaggccagtagggctgggtatctGGGACTGGGTGGCCAGTAGGGGCTGGGTATCCTGGGACTGGGAGGCccagtagggctgggtatctgggactgggaggccagtagggctgggtttatgggactgggaggccagtagggctgggtttatgggactgggaggccagtagggctgggtatctgggactgggaggccagtagggctgggtttatgggactgggaggccagtagggccgggtatctgggactgggaggccagtagggctgggtttatgggactgggaggccagtagggctgggtatctgggactgggaggccagtagggctgggtttatgggactgggaggccagtagggctgggtatctggactgggaggccagtagggctgggtttatgggactgggaggccagtagggctgggtatctgggactgggaggccagtagggctgggtatctgggactgggaggccagtagggctgggtatctgggactgggaggccagtagggctgggtatctgggactgggaggccagtagggctgggtatctgggactgggaggccagtagggctgggtatctgggactgggaggccagtagggctgggtatctggggactgggaggccagtagggctgggtatctgggactgggaggccagtagggctgggaggccagtaggactgggaggccagtagggctgggagaccagtagggctgggtatctgggactgggaggcccagtagggctgggtttatgggactgggaggccagtagggctgggtatctgggactgggaggccagtagggctgggtatctgggactgggaggccagtagggctgggtatctgggactgggaggccagtagggctgggtatctgggactgggaggccagtagggctgggtatctgggactgggaggccagtagggcggggtatctgggactgggaggcccagtagggctgggtatctgggactgggaggcccagtagggctgggtatctgggactgggaggccagtagggctgggtatctgggactgggaggccagtagggctgggtatctgggactgggaggccagtagggctgggtatctgggactgggaggccagtagggctgggtatctgggactgggaggccagtagggctgggtttatgggactgggaggccagtagggctgggtttatgggactgggaggccagtagggctgggtttatgggactgggaggccagtagggctgggtatctgggactgggaggccagtagggctgggtttatgggactgggaggccagtagggctgggtttatgggactgggaggccagtagggctgggtatctgggactgggaggccagtagggctgggtatctgggactgggaggccagtagggctgggttatatgggactgggaggccagtagggctgggtatcGGGAcctgggaggccagtagggctgggtatctGGGACTGGGGAGGCCAGTAGGGGCTGGGTTatgggactgggaggccagtaggggctgggtatctgggactgggaggccagtagggctgggtatctgggactgggaggcccagtagggctgggtatctgggactgggaggcccagtagggctgggtatctgggactgggaggccagtagggctgggtatctgggactgggaggccagtagggctgggtatctgggactgggaggcccagtagggctgggtatctgggactgggaggccagtagggctgggtatctgggactgggaggccagtagggctggtttatgggactgggaggccagtagggctgggttatatgggactgggaggccagtagggctgggtttatgggactgggaggccagtagggccgggtatctgggactgggaggccagtagggctgggtttatgggactgggaggccagtagggctgggtttatgggactgggaggccagtagggctgggtatctgggactgggaggccagtagggctgggtatctgggactgggaggccagtaggatctgggactgggaggccagtagggctgggtatctgggactgggaggccagtagggctgggtatctgggactgggaggccagtagggctgggtatctgggactgggaggccagtagggctgggtatctgggactgggaggccagtagggctgggtatctggggactgggaggccagtagggctgggtatctgggactgggaggcccagtagggctgggtatctgggactgggaggcccagtagggctgggtttatgggactgggaggccagtagggctgggtatatgggactgggaggccagtagggctgggtatctgggactgggaggccagtagggctgggtatctgggactgggaggccagtaggggCTGGGTAATCTGGGACTtgggaggccagtagggctgggtatgctgggactgggaggccagtaaGGGGCTGGGTATCTGGGACTGGGAGGGCCAGTAGGGCGGGGTATCttgggactgggaggccagtatCGGGCTGGGTATCTTGGACTGGGGAGGCccagtagggctgggtatctgggaactgggaggccagtagggctgggtatactgggactgggaggccagtagggctgggtatctgggactgggaggccagtaggggctgggtatctgggactgggaggccagtagggctgggtatctgggactgggaggccagtagggctgggtttatgggactgggaggccagtagggctgggtttatgggactgggaggccagtagggctgggtttatgggactgggaggccagtagggctgggtatctgggactgggaggccagtagggctgggtttatgggactgggaggccagtagggctgggaattatgggactgggaggccagtagggctgggtatctgggactgggaggccagtagggctgggtatctgggactgggaggccagtagggctgggaggccagtagggctgggtatctgggactgggaggcGAGTATGGCTGGgtatctgggactgggaggccagtagggctgggtatTGGGACTGGAGGCAGTAGGGGGCTGGGTATCTGTtgactgggaggccagtagggctgggtatctgggactgggaggcccagtagggctgggtatctgggactgggaggcccagtagggctgggtatctgggactgggaggccagtagggctgggtatctgggactgggaggccagtagggctgggtatctgggactgggaggccagtaggggctgggtatctgggactgggaggccagtagggctgggtatctgggactgggaggccagtagggctggggttatgggactgggaggccagtagggctgggtttatgggactgggaggccagtagggctgggtttATGGGACTGGGAGGCCTAGTAGGGCTGGGTTAGGTATGGGACTGGGAgggccagtagggctgggtatggactgggaggccagtagggctgggtttatgggactgggaggccagtagggctgggtttatgggactgggaggccagtagggctgggtatctgggaactgggaggccagtagggctgggttaTTCTGGGACTGGGAGGGCCAGTAGGGCTGGGGTTTatgggactgggaggccagtaggggctgggtatctgggactgggaggccTAGTAGGGGCTGgtatctgggactgggaggccagtagggctgggtggccagtgggactgggaggccagtagggctgggtatctgggactgggaggccagtagggctgggtatctgggactgggaggccagtagggctgggtatctgggactgggaggccagtagggctgggtatctgggactgggaggccagtagggctgggtttatgggactgggaggccagtagggctgggtatctgggactgggaggccagtagggctgggtatctgggactgggaggccagtagggctgggtatctgggactgggaggccagtagggctgggtatctgggactgggaggccagtagggctgggtttatgggactgggaggccagtagggctgggtttatgggactgggaggccagtagggctgggtatctgggactgggaggccagtagggctgggtatctgggactgggaggccagtagggctgggtttatgggactgggaggccagtagggctgggtatctgggactgggaggccagtagggctgggtttatgggactgggaggccagtagggctgggtatctgggactgggaggccagtagggctgggtatctgggactgggaggccagtagggctggggtatctgggactgggaggccagtagggctgggtatctgggactgggaggccaggtagggctgggtatctgggactgggaggccagtagggctgggtttatgggactgggaggccagtagggctgggtatctgggactgggaggccagtagggctgggtatctgggactgggaggccagtagggctgggtatctgggactgggaggccagtagggctgggtatctgggactgggaggccagtagggctgggtatctGGGACTGGGAGAACAGTAGGGCTGGGTTTatgggactgggaggccagtagggctgggtttatgggactgggaggccagtagggctgggtttatgggactgggaggccagttTGACGTGAAGGGAGGATGAAGCATTGaatagagaaagagaatgagagaaattAAAATGAAGTGATGTTTGAAATGAAAGAGTTTCAAACATCATGTCTCAGAGGTCTAAAGCAGAATAGTTTCTTCCCCCCCAAGTCAATGACAGGCATACTGTCATCATCGATCAGCTACACTAGTATCATACTGAAAGAGCTCTCTGTAGCAGGGGGCTGCTCAGAAGTGAAGGAAAACTAGCCTGTAAATACCTAGCTGACCCATACATCTACAAGGACTTCTCTTTAGTGTCGCTGGACATTCCTGTTACATCAAAACTACACGTTTTAAATTGTTTACGATAGTCAATAGATTAAATCTCGGGCATATACGGCAGCCCTGTATGTGTAATAGTCCTATTTATAGGTTTGCTAAAGTACCTTTTATAGACTACGGGATATCACAAAGATCAAATGGTTGCTTGGTAACCCGGTTATACGCCAGTACATTCAGAGAAATATGGTCAGATGTCCACTTACGGATTTTCGCGACACTGGCCACCAGGATCCATATGGCGATAACGTAAGGCGTCTGTACATAACTCCATTCCCACTGCACCATCTGGAACCCTCCGCCGTGGCGGTGCGACTCTCCGCCGCCGTCCTCCGTGATCGCGGACGGTTCCTCTGCGGACCGGGCCAAGGCAATACCCGGCGAAGCATACTCCTCCTGGGGTTGGACCTGGAAGCGGTCTAGAGAGGTGGTCGGAGAAGCGGGTAGCGACGGACCGGGTAATCCACCGCTACGCAGCCCAAGGTCCGGAAAAAGCGACGCGTCTGTCGCGGGGAGGTCAGCCGCATCTTTACCTACTACCGATAGCAGAAGGAGCACAGGCACATTGAAGAGGAGCATCTTCCCGTTAAACTCACTCAGCCTCGCGTCATCTTCTATTCTCTTTTTATACACACCATCAAGGGGAGGGCCGGAGGTAAGATGGGAAGGACACGACGTAAGGGACGATACCTGTCACCGGTTTGCGGTTTACAATATcaacaacacctctctctctctctaagcggTACGCTATGGTAACCCAGTCGAGGCTCTTACCGGCTGGCATAGCCTATCTTGGCACGTGACCCAAACTCTGAGAACCGCTATGACCCCCCGTTAAAGAGCCATCACATGCGCACGGGCCACAGCAGAGTGCGGATCTGAGAGCTGTcaatgtattgtttttaaagaCGACTTGTCCTGACTGTGGCATTCTGTGAAAGACGACTACTCCTGACTGTGGCATTCTATGAAAGACACTACTCCTGACTGTAGCATTCTGTGAAAGAAGACTAGTCCTGACTGTGGCATTCTGTGAAAGAAGACTACTCCTGACTGTAGCATTCTGTGAAAGACGACTAGTCCTGACTGTAGCATTCTGTGAAAGACGACTAGTCCTGACTGTAGCATTCTGTGAAAGATTGAGACAGTTTACTACTAGAGCCATAAGGTAATGTAACCCAACACAATTTGAGTGAAAGAATAACATTGGTACAGTCGACTGTATGCTTGAAGATGTTGTTTTTATTCATGTTTTTATTCATTTGGGAAACATATGACGataaaacacttaaaataagacTTCAATTAAGCATTATTACAACCATTTAGTTACAGTTTGCCGTCGCTCCTgtgtccacacagacacacacagtctcataATACGGCCATCGTGTCCTCAGATAGATCGTAACAATAGAAAGTAACTTTAATTCTCCATTTTAAAAAAACGGGCATCGTAACAGCAGGCAGAACACTGTGTCATACAATAAAAAAACAGGTGATCTTTACCAGAAGGTTCAAATAATTTCAAAACAGGGTTTAAATGACCAGAACACATtcacagaggaggaaggggacgaGGGTCCATCTTTAACATATGTGCCTCAGAATAGTGACTGAAGCGAGGTACGTTTTAAAAATGGCACCCTTCTCTCCCTACATACTGCGGTACTTTTGAACAAAGCCCTATGGGcgctagtcaaaagtagtgtactactgtatatagggaatagggtgtgatatGGGACACAAGCGTGgaactactgtatatagggaatagggtgtgatttgggacacacacgtggaactactgtatatagggaatagggtgtgatttgggacacatccgaagaactactgtatatagggaatagggtgtgatttgggacacaGCCGTGGAGTACATATATCTACAGGAAATAGTGAATGGGTAAACAACATGCAGTACGCATTCCACCTAGAACAACTGAAACACACTTGATATacacacaggtaaacacacaggtaaacacacaggtaaacacacaggtATACACACAGGTATACACAACTGTATTCAACACAACTAAGGGAAGTGAACACGTGATCAGAAAACAGTGAAGTCTTGACAACGTTATCCTTGCTATTGTATCATACCCCACCTCCCAGTGCAAACAGGCAAATCTCTATTCTCTACATATCATAGTCAGAACTTCCTTCAAAAACGCTGCCCTTAAAATGATTGTATTTCAGAAAGACACTGTATGGATTCTCTCCCCCCCGTGGATCATGGATCCCCTCCGTGGACCCCCCCGTGGATCCCCCCTGTGGATCCCCCCCGGGGACATAACAATATCTTTCCTTGGACGTGAACGTATATCTCTCTGTATATACAATACCGTGTACCTTGGAAACAGAGGTCACCGTTAGTTCATCGCTACTGTGCACGTTGGAGACAGAGTGGCGTCGTTACACGGAGTGGAATTACACTTAACATTAAGGGTGTAAGTGTTGTTTTATgctgttctatatgaccagaggttgttctatatgaccagaggtTGTTTTATgctgttctatatgaccagagggtgttctatatgaccagaggtTGTTTTATgctgttctatatgaccagagggTGTTGTATATGACCAGAGGGTGTTTTATgctgttctatatgaccagaggttgttt contains:
- the LOC115183976 gene encoding sodium/hydrogen exchanger 5; this encodes MLLFNVPVLLLLSVVGKDAADLPATDASLFPDLGLRSGGLPGPSLPASPTTSLDRFQVQPQEEYASPGIALARSAEEPSAITEDGGGESHRHGGGFQMVQWEWSYVQTPYVIAIWILVASVAKILFHFSQRFTTVVPESCMLILLGLVLGGIVLLTSKKQLYQLEPGLFFLFLLPTIVGDAGYFMPARLFFDNLGAILLYAVVGTLWNAFCTGFCLYGVKLMGII